One region of Synechococcus elongatus PCC 11801 genomic DNA includes:
- a CDS encoding HAD family hydrolase: MLQLLDYDAIIFDFGGVILDLNYHATRRAFEEFCGCDWQTLYSQQQQTALFDDFETGRIDPATFRHGLRQLLGQELSDRAIDAAWNAMLGGVPLVHVEFLEQLRSQRPIFLLSNTNAIHQEAFEQRFIDDHGDRHSGLPALFEQAYYSHQLGDRKPHASIFQTVIDRHQLDPSRTLFLDDSPQHLEGAKQAGLQTAWIPSGQLLQQVQL; encoded by the coding sequence ATGCTTCAGCTGTTGGACTACGACGCCATCATTTTCGACTTCGGTGGCGTGATTTTAGACCTCAATTATCATGCGACCCGTCGTGCGTTTGAAGAGTTCTGCGGCTGCGACTGGCAGACCCTTTACAGCCAACAACAACAAACGGCGCTGTTTGATGACTTTGAAACCGGTCGGATCGATCCAGCCACTTTTCGGCATGGTCTCCGCCAGTTGTTGGGGCAAGAGTTGAGCGATCGCGCCATTGATGCGGCGTGGAATGCCATGCTCGGCGGCGTGCCACTGGTGCATGTGGAGTTCTTGGAACAACTGCGATCGCAGCGTCCGATTTTTCTACTGTCCAACACGAATGCTATCCATCAAGAAGCCTTTGAACAGCGCTTCATTGATGACCACGGCGATCGCCACAGCGGTTTACCAGCCCTGTTTGAGCAGGCTTACTACTCCCACCAATTGGGCGATCGCAAACCCCACGCCAGCATTTTCCAGACCGTGATTGATCGTCATCAGCTTGATCCCAGCCGCACGCTGTTTTTGGATGACAGTCCGCAGCATCTGGAAGGGGCAAAACAGGCTGGGTTGCAGACGGCTTGGATTCCTTCAGGGCAACTATTGCAGCAAGTTCAGCTCTGA
- a CDS encoding cupin domain-containing protein → MERPEVSDRGNLLHNLPLSAIAEQFVSLAQGDRCRIEQIVSAGQASPPDFWYDQDETEFVLILQGEAELECEGEAPQILCVGDWRILPPHCRHRVNYTQATPQTVWLAVFYPAATGT, encoded by the coding sequence ATGGAGCGTCCTGAAGTAAGCGATCGCGGCAATCTTTTGCACAACCTACCGTTGTCTGCGATCGCAGAGCAATTTGTTTCGTTAGCGCAGGGCGATCGCTGCCGAATTGAGCAAATCGTCTCAGCCGGTCAGGCTTCACCACCTGACTTTTGGTACGACCAAGACGAAACCGAGTTCGTGCTGATTCTGCAGGGTGAAGCTGAGTTGGAATGCGAAGGCGAAGCGCCGCAGATCCTCTGCGTTGGGGATTGGCGGATCTTGCCGCCGCACTGTCGCCACCGCGTCAACTACACCCAAGCCACCCCCCAGACCGTTTGGCTAGCAGTGTTTTATCCCGCCGCAACGGGCACTTGA